The genomic stretch CGGGATGGGTTTCGATCAGGCTCATTGTCTCCTCCGCGGGTTGATCGGCTGCTGTGGCCGACGGAGCGAGACTGGGCGCTGACCTCGCTTTGTGTCCCAAAGCGGGGTCCAAAATCCTCCAAATCGTTGTGACGGCTTAGTCCGGCAGGCCGGCCTTGCGCAGACCTTCTATCTGCAACCTGAAGCGCGAACCGAACCGCAAGCCCACCCGTTCGAGGTCGGCCATCCGCATACCCGGTACCTTGCTGAGGATCGTCGCGACCGTCGCCCTGGCCTCATCCATTCGGTCGAGATGCGCCTGCGCAGCCGCAAGCGTCCACATGGCCCCGACCCACTCGGCATTGGCCGCCAGGCTCTTGAGCGCCCAGTCTGCCGCCGCCTCGAATTCGCCCTTCAGCAGATGCGCGATACCGACCCCGACCAACAGTTCGTAGTTGTCCAGCGCTCCGGGGGCGATCTCGATGGCGCGCAGGAAGCAGCGGTGTCCAAAGTCGATGTCGCCGGCCATGACGTTGGTGAAGGCGGTAAGCGACATCACCGTTGGATTGTTGGGGTTTGCCGCATAGGCCTGATCCAGCATCGCCAGAGCCCGCCGGCTGTCGTGGCGTACCGACAGCAGGATCAACGCGGCGATCGCCACCACCTGCGGATCGTCGTGGCCGATCTCGAGCGCCTGTTCGGCCAGTTGCAGCGCACGCTCCCGTTCGGCCTGGCTCATCCCCGAGCCGAACGTGTCCTGCCGCTCGTAGGCCCAGGCCGCATAGACCAGCCCCGTCGCAAAGCCAGGGTCGAGCCGAACGGCGCCCTCGAGCAAGGCGATCGCCTCGGCCCGGACCTCGGCCGAGGTTCCCCTGAACAATGGCAGAGCCTTCAGATACAGATCATAGGCATCGAGACTGCCGGGGTGCTTTCGGCGTGCCCGCTCGATCTCGGCGCGGCGCACTTCCGGTTCGACAAAGCCGACGACCGCGACCACGACCTCGTCGAAGAAGTCGAACAACTCCGCCCCGCTGCCGTCAAACTGCTGCGCCCACAGCTGCGTGGCGCTCGTCGCATCCACCAGCCTGACGCTCACCCTCAGCTGCGTCGCACGGCGTCGCACCATGCCTTCGACCAGATAGCGCACGCCGTGCTCGGTGATCGCCGCGCCATCCAGTCCGCGTTCTCGAAAGCCGAACGAAGCATTGCGTGAGACCACAGCGAAAGTCCTGAACCGCGACAGTGCCGTGATCAGGTCTTCAACCAGCCCATCGGCGAAATAGGCTTGTTCGTTGTCGTCGGGCATGGTTGTGAACGGCATCACCGCCACCATCGGGCGACGCGTCGACGAGAGCATGGGTCCGGCAATCTGTGACGGTCGCGGCAACCGATAGCCGACACGAGGGACCGTCGCGATCCACTCCTGTCCGTCGGCTGCCTTGCCGAGCGTCTTGCGCAAGCTGGCGATCTGCACCGACAGGTTCGCCTCTTCGACGAACAATCCGGGCCAGGCCCGCGCCATCAGCGCATCCTTGGTCACTGCCGCACCGTCCGCCTCTGCCAGCGCTGCCAAGAGCTCGAACGCCCGCCGCCCCAGGGGCACGACCTCGCCATCCCGGCGCAGCACTCCGGTCGCGCCGTCGAGCACAAATGGACCAAAGCTGCGGTGCCCTTCCTCCATGTCGCAAGCTATAGCTTGCTGCGTGACGCCGGTCATCCGGCACGCTGGCCCTAACGTAGGAGGGAGCGGCTCGTTTCGACCTGGGAAACCATGTCAGGCATCCCT from Devosia sp. A16 encodes the following:
- a CDS encoding winged helix-turn-helix domain-containing tetratricopeptide repeat protein, translating into MTGVTQQAIACDMEEGHRSFGPFVLDGATGVLRRDGEVVPLGRRAFELLAALAEADGAAVTKDALMARAWPGLFVEEANLSVQIASLRKTLGKAADGQEWIATVPRVGYRLPRPSQIAGPMLSSTRRPMVAVMPFTTMPDDNEQAYFADGLVEDLITALSRFRTFAVVSRNASFGFRERGLDGAAITEHGVRYLVEGMVRRRATQLRVSVRLVDATSATQLWAQQFDGSGAELFDFFDEVVVAVVGFVEPEVRRAEIERARRKHPGSLDAYDLYLKALPLFRGTSAEVRAEAIALLEGAVRLDPGFATGLVYAAWAYERQDTFGSGMSQAERERALQLAEQALEIGHDDPQVVAIAALILLSVRHDSRRALAMLDQAYAANPNNPTVMSLTAFTNVMAGDIDFGHRCFLRAIEIAPGALDNYELLVGVGIAHLLKGEFEAAADWALKSLAANAEWVGAMWTLAAAQAHLDRMDEARATVATILSKVPGMRMADLERVGLRFGSRFRLQIEGLRKAGLPD